Proteins from one Dysgonomonas sp. HDW5A genomic window:
- the ruvC gene encoding crossover junction endodeoxyribonuclease RuvC yields MDKERIILGIDPGTQIMGYGVLRVLNNKPQLITMGVIQLSKYDDHYLKLRRIFERVLALVEEYLPDELAIEAPFFGKNVQSMLKLGRAQGVAMAAALSRDIPIFEYAPLKIKMSITGNGKAAKEQVAYMLQQYLKIPDESMLPQLDATDGLAAAVCHFFQTNNPTQEKKFNSWKDFINQNPNKVKGDK; encoded by the coding sequence ATAGATAAAGAGCGTATTATTCTGGGGATTGACCCCGGTACTCAAATTATGGGATACGGAGTATTACGCGTTTTAAATAATAAACCCCAATTGATAACAATGGGGGTAATACAATTAAGTAAATATGACGATCATTATCTTAAACTGAGACGTATTTTCGAAAGAGTTCTCGCTTTAGTTGAAGAATATCTTCCGGATGAATTAGCAATTGAAGCTCCGTTTTTCGGGAAGAATGTACAGAGTATGTTGAAGTTGGGACGTGCTCAGGGAGTTGCTATGGCGGCAGCCTTGTCAAGAGATATTCCGATTTTCGAATACGCCCCTCTGAAAATAAAGATGTCTATAACGGGAAATGGTAAAGCTGCAAAGGAGCAAGTTGCCTATATGCTTCAGCAGTATTTGAAAATTCCCGATGAAAGTATGCTCCCTCAACTGGATGCGACTGATGGATTGGCGGCAGCTGTGTGTCATTTTTTTCAAACTAATAATCCGACTCAAGAGAAAAAATTTAATAGTTGGAAGGATTTTATAAATCAGAACCCTAATAAAGTAAAGGGAGATAAGTAG
- a CDS encoding NAD kinase, with amino-acid sequence MRIGIFGKKYQKKEQIKKVFDILSQNHVEIFIQKEFYEYLKPDLDLKDYVAGIIDYNNLNLDMAFSIGGDGTFLRTVSAIREKNIPILGINTGRLGFLADVSEKDMEETLSEILKGNYTIEERSQLKLTVNDSSAGIVDYALNEIAILKQDSSSMITIDVNINGERLTSYEADGLLVSTPTGSTAYSLSVGGPIMAPNTSNFIITAIAPHSLSARPLVIEDNNILTLHVRSRSSCFLISLDGRSKAMPVNGTTLQIKKAATSVLVIKRIGQTFYSTLKNKLKWGTDPRVD; translated from the coding sequence ATGAGAATTGGAATTTTCGGCAAAAAATATCAAAAAAAAGAACAAATAAAAAAGGTCTTTGATATCTTATCTCAGAACCATGTTGAGATTTTCATTCAAAAAGAATTTTATGAATATCTTAAGCCTGACCTTGACCTGAAGGATTACGTTGCCGGTATTATAGATTATAATAACCTCAATTTAGATATGGCTTTCAGTATAGGTGGTGATGGTACATTTTTGCGTACGGTGTCAGCTATAAGAGAAAAAAACATCCCAATTCTGGGTATCAATACCGGAAGGCTTGGTTTTCTGGCTGACGTTTCGGAAAAAGATATGGAAGAAACTCTGTCCGAAATATTAAAAGGTAATTATACAATAGAAGAACGTAGCCAACTTAAATTGACCGTTAACGATTCTTCCGCCGGAATAGTAGACTATGCCCTTAATGAAATAGCCATACTCAAACAAGATTCGTCATCAATGATTACAATTGATGTAAATATCAATGGAGAAAGGCTTACATCATATGAAGCTGATGGTTTACTTGTCTCTACTCCAACCGGCTCTACAGCCTACTCACTTAGTGTAGGAGGCCCCATTATGGCACCAAACACCTCAAACTTCATCATCACAGCAATCGCACCCCACAGTCTGAGTGCACGACCTTTAGTTATTGAAGATAACAATATACTGACCTTACATGTCAGAAGTCGCAGTTCATGCTTCTTAATTTCCCTTGACGGGCGTTCTAAAGCAATGCCTGTAAATGGAACAACTCTCCAGATTAAGAAGGCTGCAACTTCTGTACTTGTAATAAAGCGCATAGGACAAACATTCTACAGTACCTTAAAAAACAAGCTGAAATGGGGAACTGATCCGCGTGTGGATTAA
- a CDS encoding energy transducer TonB: MAMVKEKTISLAGTIAFHVILLLCLLFYYIKPVSDNRYSQEMGGVPVMFGNVADALGDDEPFGRGNGLTEDVTEPIESDPTMPNNLGESTPETKVEPIPVKAPTPKVTTKETKAPTATQDVEKTIAINEAKKAEAEKKRKEAAAAEVKRKAQAEADRIAQEEAARKKNINSQMAGLFGNGSGSGSRGNTQGTGTQGSPSGNGSTGKISGVGGSGTYDLGGRGVGAGGLKLPDYHVDDYGTVVVDIIVDPKGNVIEASIGKGTNTTNASLRNESLRAARRTKFATSSNLNNQKGTITYKFNLN, encoded by the coding sequence ATGGCTATGGTAAAAGAAAAGACAATAAGTTTGGCGGGAACAATAGCGTTTCACGTAATTCTATTGTTGTGTTTACTATTCTATTATATTAAACCCGTTAGTGATAACAGATACAGTCAAGAGATGGGTGGTGTACCCGTAATGTTTGGAAACGTTGCTGATGCATTAGGAGATGATGAGCCCTTCGGACGAGGAAACGGACTGACCGAAGATGTTACAGAGCCTATAGAATCAGACCCGACCATGCCCAATAATTTAGGAGAGTCAACACCCGAAACAAAGGTGGAGCCTATTCCCGTAAAAGCACCCACGCCTAAAGTTACAACTAAAGAAACCAAGGCACCAACAGCAACACAGGATGTGGAGAAAACCATCGCTATAAATGAAGCAAAAAAAGCCGAAGCAGAGAAAAAGCGAAAAGAAGCTGCTGCTGCAGAGGTAAAGCGTAAGGCTCAGGCTGAAGCCGATAGGATAGCACAGGAAGAAGCTGCCCGAAAGAAAAATATAAATAGCCAAATGGCTGGTCTGTTTGGCAATGGATCGGGTAGCGGTAGCCGAGGTAATACACAAGGAACCGGAACCCAAGGTTCGCCTTCAGGAAATGGAAGTACTGGAAAAATCTCAGGAGTAGGAGGCTCAGGAACCTACGACTTGGGAGGAAGAGGAGTAGGTGCAGGAGGTTTGAAGCTTCCAGATTATCATGTGGACGATTACGGAACTGTGGTTGTTGATATAATTGTCGATCCAAAAGGAAACGTAATAGAAGCGAGTATTGGCAAAGGAACAAATACGACTAATGCCAGTTTAAGAAATGAATCATTACGAGCTGCCCGTCGTACTAAATTTGCCACAAGTTCTAATTTGAATAATCAAAAAGGTACAATTACTTATAAGTTTAACCTGAACTAA
- a CDS encoding DUF4286 family protein: MLIFNTTLHVEDAIQDEFIAFVKTYYVPQAVKSGLLNHPTLAKIERQHEESGVSYALQFKAKDIDTLNKWAEETGESLSLEMGRRFGTKVGGFVTLMEEVSLL; this comes from the coding sequence ATGTTGATATTTAATACGACTTTGCATGTTGAAGATGCAATACAGGACGAATTTATAGCCTTTGTAAAGACTTATTATGTGCCTCAGGCTGTAAAAAGTGGTTTGTTGAATCATCCGACTTTAGCCAAAATAGAACGTCAGCATGAAGAAAGTGGGGTAAGTTATGCCTTGCAATTTAAGGCAAAGGATATTGACACTTTAAATAAATGGGCAGAAGAAACAGGGGAGAGCCTAAGTTTGGAGATGGGGCGAAGATTTGGCACTAAAGTGGGCGGATTTGTTACTCTTATGGAAGAAGTATCGTTATTGTGA
- a CDS encoding pyridoxine 5'-phosphate synthase has protein sequence MTQLSVNINKIATIRNARGGDVPNVLQVALDCERFGAQGITVHPRPDERHIKFKDVYDLKAQIKTEFNIEGYPSTDFIKLIKTVKPTQVTLVPDAPDAITSNAGWDTKVHQSLLSDLIDEFRAMGVRTSIFTGTDPEIIEYAAKTGTDRIELYTEPYATLYPKNKEEAIAPFIEAAKIAKKLGLGINAGHDLSLENLNFFYKNIPYIEEVSIGHALISDALYLGLERTIAAYKNCLK, from the coding sequence ATGACACAGTTGAGCGTAAACATAAATAAGATTGCAACCATACGAAACGCACGAGGAGGAGATGTTCCCAATGTTTTGCAGGTTGCTCTCGATTGCGAGAGGTTTGGAGCCCAAGGCATAACCGTGCACCCTCGTCCCGATGAACGTCATATCAAGTTCAAAGATGTATATGACTTAAAAGCTCAGATAAAGACGGAGTTTAATATTGAAGGTTATCCCTCAACTGATTTTATAAAACTGATTAAAACAGTAAAACCGACTCAGGTAACTTTAGTTCCCGATGCACCCGATGCGATAACATCTAACGCAGGATGGGATACAAAAGTCCATCAGTCGCTTTTAAGTGATCTTATAGATGAATTCAGAGCAATGGGAGTTCGTACATCTATATTTACGGGCACTGATCCCGAAATAATAGAGTATGCAGCTAAAACGGGAACAGATCGAATTGAATTGTATACCGAACCTTATGCTACTTTGTATCCGAAGAATAAAGAAGAAGCTATTGCTCCGTTTATAGAAGCTGCAAAGATTGCCAAAAAACTGGGTTTAGGAATAAATGCCGGACATGACCTGAGCTTGGAGAATCTAAACTTCTTTTATAAAAATATTCCTTACATTGAAGAGGTATCTATTGGTCATGCATTGATAAGTGATGCTCTCTATCTGGGATTAGAAAGAACAATTGCAGCATATAAAAACTGTTTGAAATAG